The following coding sequences lie in one Populus trichocarpa isolate Nisqually-1 chromosome 14, P.trichocarpa_v4.1, whole genome shotgun sequence genomic window:
- the LOC7468551 gene encoding uncharacterized protein LOC7468551, whose translation MYQTHSQREFAIEFQPQIHILRPSIHSRRANIVVKFQDLYGFTVEGNVDDVNILNEVREKVRQQGRVWWALEASKGANWYLQPQVSSLTEGIALKSSLKLSNLTNAITLKRLIRKGIPPVLRPKVWFSLSGAAKKKSTVPESYYSDLTKAVEGKVTAATKQIDHDLPRTFPGHPWLDTPEGHAALRRVLVGYSFRDSDVGYCQGLNYVAALLLLVMKTEEDAFWMLAVLLENVLVSDCYTNNLSGCHVEQRVFQDLLVKKCPRIATHLEELEFDVSLVATEWFLCLFSKSLPSETTLRVWDVLFYEGAKVLFHVALAIFKMKEEELLQTHHVGDVINILQKTTHHLFDPDELLTVAFDKIGSMTTNTISKERKKQEPAVMAELDQRLRRLNSIKMDDEK comes from the exons atgtatcaaacACATAGCCAAAGAGAATTTGCCATAGAATTCCAACCTCAAATACACATATTGAGGCCAAGCATCCATTCAAGAAGGGCAAATATAGTGGTAAAATTCCAAGACCTTTATGGGTTCACTGTAGAGGGCAATGTGGATGATGTTAATATATTGAATGAGGTTAGAGAGAAGGTGAGGCAACAGGGGAGGGTTTGGTGGGCGTTGGAGGCAAGCAAAGGTGCTAATTGGTATCTGCAGCCACAGGTTTCTTCATTAACTGAAGGGATTGCACTCAAATCTTCTCTCAAATTGTCTAATCTGACGAATGCAATTACTTTGAAGAGGTTAATAAGGAAGGGGATACCCCCTGTGCTGAGGCCTAAGGTTTGGTTTTCTCTCTCCGGTGCTGCAAAGAAGAAGTCTACAGTGCCTGAGAGTTATTACAGTGATTTGACCAAGGCCGTTGAAGGGAAGGTCACAGCAGCTACAAAGCAGATTGATCAT GACCTGCCACGGACCTTTCCTGGTCATCCATGGTTGGACACTCCAGAGGGCCATGCTGCACTCCGACGAGTTCTTGTCGGATATTCTTTCCGTGATTCAGATGTTGGCTATTGTCAG GGCTTAAATTATGTTGCAGCACTGTTGTTGCTTGTGATGAAAACAGAGGAAGATGCTTTCTGGATGCTAGCAGTTCTTCTGGAGAATGTCTTAGTTAGTGACTGCTACACAAATAATTTGTCAGGATGCCACGTTGAGCAAAGAGTTTTCCAGGATTTGCTTGTTAAAAAGTGCCCAAG aaTAGCTACTCATTTGGAAGAACTAGAGTTTGATGTCTCCCTTGTTGCCACTGAATGGTTCCTATGCCTCTTCTCTAAGAGCTTGCCTTCGGAG ACAACTCTGCGGGTGTGGGATGTCCTTTTCTATGAGGGAGCAAAGGTTCTGTTTCATGTAGCTTTGGCTATATTCAAG ATGAAGGAAGAGGAGCTGCTTCAAACTCACCATGTTGGTgatgtaattaatatattacAGAAAACAACGCATCACCTCTTTGATCCTGATGAATTATTGACG GTGGCATTTGATAAGATAGGTTCCATGACAACTAACACTATatcaaaggaaaggaaaaagcaGGAGCCAGCAGTAATGGCAGAGCTTGATCAAAGATTGAGAAGGCTAAACTCAATCAAAATGGATGACGAGAAATAG